A region of Rhodospirillales bacterium DNA encodes the following proteins:
- a CDS encoding methyltransferase domain-containing protein, translated as MAQTPEPRLDTTRLQALALAYQQSAAIMAAVELDVFTAISKGADTIPKLAAALDITARNAERLLTALTAMTLLRKTGATYANAADVERFLVKGSPRYAGPWITFTKPRWDRWGKLSEALKVKVEKVLGDYENFTVEDARRYHAATNSIGMGAGRLFCKQVDLSTRKSLLDLGGGSGAYSIVATQTWPGLKAVVLDLPPVCVVANDYIAQHGVADRVSTLPGDFTKTPFPGGVDAVVMASNLPQYSPELIQLVVDKAFAALAPGGEMHLVGEMLNDERDGPLNPSLWGLNEAVFNSTGMAHSEADVRGYFARAGFTGVTVNAFIPGILSRVTGRKPA; from the coding sequence ATGGCCCAGACGCCGGAACCACGGCTGGACACCACGCGGCTGCAGGCGCTGGCGCTGGCCTACCAGCAGAGCGCCGCGATCATGGCCGCGGTCGAGCTCGACGTCTTCACCGCGATCTCGAAGGGCGCGGACACGATCCCCAAACTGGCCGCCGCGCTCGACATCACCGCGCGCAACGCCGAGCGGCTGCTGACGGCGCTGACGGCGATGACGCTGCTGAGAAAGACCGGTGCCACCTACGCCAACGCGGCGGACGTGGAGCGTTTTCTCGTCAAGGGCTCGCCGCGCTACGCCGGGCCGTGGATCACCTTCACCAAGCCGCGCTGGGACCGCTGGGGCAAATTGTCGGAGGCGCTCAAGGTCAAGGTCGAGAAGGTGCTGGGCGACTACGAGAACTTCACGGTCGAGGACGCGCGCCGCTACCACGCCGCCACCAACTCGATCGGCATGGGCGCGGGGCGCCTGTTCTGCAAGCAGGTCGACCTCTCGACGCGGAAGTCGCTGCTCGACCTCGGCGGCGGCTCCGGCGCCTACAGCATCGTGGCGACGCAGACCTGGCCGGGGCTGAAGGCGGTCGTGCTCGACCTGCCGCCGGTCTGCGTGGTGGCCAACGACTACATCGCCCAGCACGGCGTCGCCGACCGCGTCTCGACGCTGCCCGGCGATTTCACGAAGACGCCGTTCCCCGGGGGCGTCGACGCCGTGGTGATGGCCAGCAACCTGCCGCAGTACTCGCCGGAGCTGATCCAGCTGGTGGTCGACAAGGCGTTCGCGGCGCTGGCGCCCGGCGGCGAGATGCACCTCGTCGGCGAGATGCTGAACGACGAGCGCGACGGGCCGCTGAACCCCTCGCTGTGGGGTCTCAACGAGGCGGTGTTCAACAGCACCGGCATGGCGCATTCCGAGGCCGACGTG
- a CDS encoding low specificity L-threonine aldolase yields the protein MDFRSDNTAGAHPAILEAVARAYRSGPLSSYGADELTARVTSRLRELFEHDTLVAYPIATGTAANALALACVTPAWGVVYCHPEAHVNVDEACAPEFFAGGAKLTPVGGPAGKVDRDALAAALANDTRGVVHHPQPAALSITQATECGASYTPDEVRALSDISRTRGLKLHMDGARFGNALAHVGCGAADVTWKAGVDVLSFGATKNGALAAEAVVFFDPKDAREFEFRRKRGGHLFAKMRLLSAQLDAYLDGGLWLENARHANAMAARLAAGLARSNGARPLYPREANELFTTLPDAAVARLEAAGAKFHPWPGDRPGEKAYRLVTSFETDAADVDRFVALAVG from the coding sequence ATGGATTTCCGCAGCGACAACACGGCCGGCGCGCATCCCGCCATCCTCGAGGCCGTCGCGCGCGCCTACCGTTCCGGACCGCTGTCGTCCTACGGCGCCGACGAACTCACCGCGCGGGTCACGTCGCGGCTGCGCGAGCTGTTCGAGCACGACACGCTGGTGGCCTATCCCATCGCCACCGGCACCGCCGCCAACGCGCTGGCGCTGGCCTGCGTGACGCCGGCCTGGGGCGTGGTCTACTGCCATCCCGAGGCGCATGTGAACGTCGACGAGGCCTGCGCGCCGGAATTCTTCGCCGGCGGCGCCAAGCTGACGCCGGTCGGCGGCCCGGCCGGCAAGGTCGACCGCGACGCGCTGGCGGCGGCGCTGGCGAACGACACGCGGGGCGTCGTGCACCATCCGCAGCCGGCGGCGCTGTCGATCACCCAGGCGACGGAATGCGGCGCCAGCTACACGCCGGACGAGGTCCGCGCCCTGAGCGACATCTCGAGGACGCGCGGCCTGAAGCTGCACATGGACGGCGCGCGATTCGGCAACGCGCTGGCGCATGTCGGCTGCGGCGCCGCCGACGTGACGTGGAAGGCAGGCGTCGACGTGCTGAGCTTCGGCGCCACCAAGAACGGCGCGCTGGCGGCCGAGGCGGTGGTGTTCTTCGATCCGAAGGACGCCCGCGAGTTCGAGTTCCGGCGCAAGCGCGGCGGGCACCTGTTCGCGAAGATGCGCCTGCTGTCGGCCCAGCTCGACGCCTATCTCGACGGCGGGCTGTGGCTTGAGAACGCGCGCCACGCCAACGCCATGGCGGCGCGCCTTGCCGCCGGCCTGGCGCGGTCGAACGGCGCGCGCCCGCTCTATCCGCGCGAGGCCAACGAGCTGTTCACGACCCTGCCGGACGCCGCGGTGGCGCGGCTGGAGGCGGCGGGCGCGAAATTCCATCCGTGGCCCGGCGACCGTCCGGGCGAGAAGGCCTACCGGCTGGTGACGTCGTTCGAGACCGATGCCGCCGATGTCGACCGCTTCGTGGCGCTGGCTGTGGGCTGA
- a CDS encoding VOC family protein: MLDHVSITTTDLDRAQVFYDAVLGALGHPRVNRRERSIGYGARDSGACYLSVYLSANVVPDNRHWCFRAPSRAAVRAFHAAALAHGGADDGPPGIREIYSPVYYGAFVRDPDGNRIEAVSREPEV; encoded by the coding sequence ATGCTCGACCACGTCTCGATCACGACCACCGACCTCGACCGGGCGCAGGTGTTCTACGACGCCGTGCTCGGCGCGCTGGGCCATCCGCGCGTCAACCGCCGCGAGCGCTCCATCGGCTACGGCGCGCGCGACAGCGGCGCCTGCTACCTCTCCGTCTATCTCAGCGCCAACGTCGTGCCCGACAACCGGCATTGGTGCTTCCGCGCGCCGTCCCGCGCCGCCGTGCGGGCGTTCCACGCCGCCGCGCTGGCGCATGGCGGCGCCGACGACGGCCCGCCGGGCATCCGCGAGATCTACAGCCCGGTCTACTACGGCGCTTTCGTGCGCGATCCCGACGGCAACCGCATCGAGGCCGTGAGCCGCGAACCGGAAGTGTGA
- a CDS encoding RluA family pseudouridine synthase, producing MTTTAIVSAAEDYDELIVDTAPPEPVDGPAAGVHTGIVSDEVAGQRLDRAVATWLPGLSRSRAKTLIEDDRVTLRAPGGAGATMADASRKVKAGEAYDVDVPESAPAIPLPEAIALVVLHEDDDLIVIDKPAGMVVHPAPGHDSGTLVNALLAHCGASLSGIGGVRRPGIVHRLDKDTSGVMVAAKNDRAHHALSRQFADHSIERAYGALVHGSPMPPAGLIETQIGRSPTDRQRMAVLKAGGRHAATRFKLLESFAGPRGTAIASLVHCELLTGRTHQVRVHLAHLGHPVVGDPVYARGRGARTTALPDVARAFPRQALHARRLAFDHPRTRERLTFDSNFPNDISELIRALRALV from the coding sequence ATGACGACCACCGCGATCGTCTCCGCCGCGGAGGATTACGACGAGCTGATCGTCGATACCGCCCCGCCGGAGCCCGTCGACGGACCGGCGGCCGGCGTCCACACCGGAATCGTGTCGGACGAGGTCGCGGGCCAGCGCCTCGACCGCGCCGTCGCCACCTGGCTGCCCGGCCTGTCGCGCAGCCGCGCCAAGACCTTGATCGAGGACGACCGCGTGACGCTGCGCGCCCCCGGCGGCGCGGGCGCGACGATGGCCGACGCCTCCCGCAAGGTCAAGGCGGGCGAGGCCTACGACGTCGACGTGCCCGAGAGCGCGCCGGCCATCCCGCTGCCGGAGGCCATCGCGCTGGTCGTGCTGCACGAGGACGACGATCTCATCGTCATCGACAAGCCCGCCGGCATGGTCGTGCACCCCGCCCCCGGCCACGATTCGGGGACGCTGGTGAACGCCCTGCTGGCGCATTGCGGCGCCTCGCTGTCGGGCATCGGCGGCGTCCGCCGGCCGGGCATCGTCCACCGCCTCGACAAGGACACGTCGGGCGTGATGGTCGCCGCCAAGAACGACCGCGCCCACCACGCGCTCAGCCGCCAGTTCGCCGACCACAGCATCGAGCGCGCCTACGGCGCCCTCGTGCACGGCTCGCCCATGCCGCCGGCCGGCCTGATCGAGACCCAGATCGGCCGCAGTCCGACGGACCGGCAGCGCATGGCCGTGCTCAAGGCCGGCGGCCGCCACGCCGCGACGCGCTTCAAGCTGCTGGAGTCCTTCGCCGGCCCGCGCGGCACCGCCATCGCCAGTCTGGTCCATTGCGAGCTGCTGACCGGACGCACCCACCAGGTCCGCGTGCACCTCGCCCATCTCGGCCATCCCGTGGTCGGCGACCCGGTCTACGCCCGTGGGCGCGGCGCCCGCACCACCGCCCTGCCCGACGTGGCCCGCGCCTTCCCGCGCCAGGCCCTGCACGCCCGACGCCTCGCCTTCGACCACCCCCGGACCCGGGAGCGTCTCACCTTCGATTCAAATTTTCCTAATGATATCAGTGAATTAATTCGCGCGCTCCGGGCTCTCGTCTGA
- the rpoH gene encoding RNA polymerase sigma factor RpoH, with amino-acid sequence MATASLPAIQGLSPDGNLSRYLQEIRKFPMLAQEEEYILAKRWREHEDSEAAHKLVTSHLRLVAKIAMGYRGYGLPIGELISEGNVGMMQAVKRFDPERGFRLATYAMWWIRASIQEYILHSWSLVKIGTTAAQKKLFFNLRKVKGQMQAIEEGDLKPEQVKKIATRLGVPEDEVISMNRRLTAPDQSLNAPMRADGEAEWQDWLVDDTPSQETRFSETQELEQRRALLTDAMKTLSERERHIITQRRLIDEPKTLEDLSTEFDISRERVRQIEVRAFEKLQKAMKNAVVQAAHA; translated from the coding sequence ATGGCAACCGCATCGTTACCCGCCATTCAGGGACTGTCTCCGGACGGCAACCTGTCGCGCTACCTGCAGGAAATCCGCAAGTTCCCGATGCTGGCGCAGGAGGAGGAGTACATCCTCGCCAAGCGCTGGCGCGAGCATGAGGACTCCGAGGCCGCGCACAAGCTGGTCACCTCGCATCTGCGCCTGGTCGCCAAGATCGCGATGGGCTACCGCGGCTACGGTCTGCCGATCGGCGAGCTGATCTCCGAGGGCAACGTCGGCATGATGCAGGCGGTCAAGCGGTTCGACCCGGAGCGCGGCTTCCGGCTGGCGACCTACGCCATGTGGTGGATCCGCGCCTCGATCCAGGAATACATCCTGCACAGCTGGTCGCTGGTGAAGATCGGCACCACCGCGGCGCAGAAGAAGCTGTTCTTCAACCTGCGCAAGGTGAAGGGCCAGATGCAGGCGATCGAGGAAGGCGACCTCAAGCCGGAGCAGGTCAAGAAGATCGCCACCCGTCTCGGCGTGCCCGAGGACGAGGTGATCTCGATGAACCGCCGCCTCACGGCGCCGGACCAGTCGCTGAACGCCCCGATGCGGGCCGATGGCGAGGCCGAGTGGCAGGACTGGCTGGTCGACGACACGCCCAGCCAGGAGACCCGCTTCTCGGAGACGCAGGAGCTCGAGCAGCGCCGCGCGCTGCTGACCGACGCGATGAAGACGCTGTCGGAGCGCGAGCGCCACATCATCACGCAGCGCCGCCTGATCGACGAGCCGAAGACGCTCGAGGATCTGTCGACCGAGTTCGACATCAGCCGCGAGCGCGTGCGCCAGATCGAGGTGCGCGCCTTCGAGAAGCTCCAGAAGGCGATGAAGAACGCCGTCGTCCAGGCCGCCCACGCCTAG
- a CDS encoding GDYXXLXY domain-containing protein, which yields MNRVLAIVVAAALALPVAALAWMVVDAERMISGMPVVRVAITGYDPRDPLRGHYLRYRFDWGVPSGTAEVGTVGELCVREMPRDGVAVVVPVQPRKPVAKGDCVVTISGHGTVLAEARRTTPDQPTSGGRLDFTPYGVEDLRLYVPEEHARALERALLDGKTKMTVDLAVRPDGRSRVKAWHIDGRTIAEWARERR from the coding sequence ATGAACCGCGTTCTCGCCATCGTCGTCGCCGCCGCGCTGGCCCTGCCGGTGGCGGCGCTGGCCTGGATGGTGGTCGACGCCGAACGCATGATCTCCGGCATGCCGGTCGTGCGGGTGGCGATCACGGGCTACGACCCGCGCGATCCGCTGCGCGGGCACTACCTGCGCTACCGCTTCGACTGGGGCGTGCCGTCGGGCACCGCCGAGGTCGGGACGGTCGGCGAACTGTGCGTCCGGGAGATGCCGCGCGACGGCGTCGCCGTCGTCGTGCCGGTCCAGCCGCGCAAGCCCGTCGCCAAAGGCGATTGCGTCGTGACCATCAGCGGCCACGGGACGGTGCTGGCGGAGGCCCGCCGCACGACGCCGGACCAGCCGACCTCGGGCGGGCGTCTCGACTTCACGCCCTACGGCGTCGAGGATCTGCGGCTCTACGTGCCGGAGGAGCACGCGCGCGCGCTGGAACGCGCGCTGCTGGACGGCAAGACGAAGATGACCGTCGACCTCGCGGTGCGGCCCGACGGCCGCTCGCGCGTCAAGGCCTGGCACATCGACGGCCGAACCATCGCCGAATGGGCGCGCGAGCGGCGGTAG
- a CDS encoding DUF2157 domain-containing protein, which produces MFQNRYLARWQAAGLLDADTVARIQAHEASTARPVWLWALSGLGAFAIAMGVMALVAANWEELPGWLKIGVDLAVNGAVAAGLYFVWRRGWEKTRELLAILLFGLVISGIALISQVYQLTGEVWQALLVWMLVCTPFLALVTRSRLLGVVWALALTTTWFSAWEVIERALRVMMVKTEPVMVMGWIPAVALLAIGLVRAIPASTRAQGGTLAMCGALGMMALTVAPQFDFFGRNPYAGLPWAVVAAAVILAPLLWLRAATDRDDALRTGGIAFATAITLLAMMAIHHGFFGAEGDTWSARRGAQLPRLLFALAFIGYWAFLSWLALHAGKRGLFVVAFAIIAIRVFIFYWEALGGLLNTGLGLILGGFLCMGMAALGWWIAKRRGASVEVTP; this is translated from the coding sequence ATGTTCCAGAATCGTTATCTCGCGCGCTGGCAGGCCGCCGGTCTGCTCGACGCCGACACCGTCGCGCGCATCCAGGCGCACGAGGCGTCGACGGCGCGGCCGGTGTGGCTGTGGGCGCTGTCCGGCCTCGGCGCGTTCGCCATCGCCATGGGCGTGATGGCGCTGGTCGCGGCCAACTGGGAGGAGCTCCCGGGGTGGCTCAAGATCGGCGTCGATCTGGCGGTCAACGGCGCCGTCGCCGCCGGCCTGTACTTCGTCTGGCGGCGGGGATGGGAGAAGACGCGCGAATTGCTGGCGATCCTGCTGTTCGGCCTCGTCATCAGCGGCATCGCGCTGATCAGCCAAGTCTACCAGCTCACCGGCGAGGTCTGGCAGGCGCTGCTGGTCTGGATGCTGGTCTGCACGCCGTTCCTCGCGCTGGTGACGCGCTCGCGGCTGCTGGGCGTCGTCTGGGCGCTGGCGTTGACGACGACGTGGTTCTCGGCCTGGGAGGTCATCGAGCGCGCTCTCAGGGTCATGATGGTGAAGACCGAGCCGGTCATGGTGATGGGCTGGATTCCCGCCGTCGCGTTGCTGGCGATCGGGCTGGTCCGCGCGATTCCGGCGTCGACCCGGGCGCAGGGCGGGACGTTGGCGATGTGCGGCGCGCTCGGCATGATGGCGCTGACCGTGGCGCCGCAGTTCGATTTCTTCGGCCGCAATCCCTACGCCGGATTGCCGTGGGCGGTCGTCGCGGCGGCCGTGATCCTCGCACCGCTCCTCTGGCTGCGCGCCGCGACCGACCGGGACGACGCGCTGCGGACCGGCGGCATCGCGTTCGCGACCGCGATCACGCTGCTGGCGATGATGGCGATCCACCACGGCTTCTTCGGCGCCGAGGGCGACACGTGGAGCGCGCGGCGCGGCGCGCAGCTGCCGCGGCTGCTGTTCGCGCTCGCGTTCATCGGCTACTGGGCGTTCCTGAGCTGGCTGGCGCTGCACGCCGGCAAGCGCGGCCTTTTCGTCGTCGCCTTCGCGATCATCGCCATCCGCGTCTTCATCTTCTACTGGGAGGCGCTGGGCGGCCTGCTGAACACCGGCCTCGGCCTGATCCTCGGCGGTTTCCTGTGCATGGGGATGGCGGCGCTGGGCTGGTGGATCGCCAAGCGACGCGGCGCTTCGGTGGAGGTCACGCCATGA